The Vitis vinifera cultivar Pinot Noir 40024 chromosome 16, ASM3070453v1 DNA segment ATATAGAAACAACAATGAAAACTCGGGGAAAATGAAAAGTAGGATCAAAGACAACTTAGCACCAAATATCAATCCATTGGGAACCTGAAAAAGTAATGACAGAAGCTAAAATTGAGGAAAGGTTTAACATACCATGCAATATCGAAGATACACTTCCTTGACCGTAGAAATCATATACCATAAGCTTCTCATCCTTGGAATAGTAATAAGCCCTTAGTGGAGCCACATTCTCATGCCTTATCTGCCCAACAATCTGCATCTGCTGCTCAAAATCCCGTCTCACCAGGCTCACTTCCTTCAATCTTTTGACCACCAGAGTGGTGGCATCCTCCAGAGCTGCCTTATATGTTGTCCCAAATGTTCCCTTACCCAAAACTTCAGCAGAGGCCCTTAACAAATCCTCCAAATCAAATGCAAAACTACAACCCTCAAAGAACACAAGCCTGTTACTACCATCATGGCTCCCAGAAACAGTTTTCTTCACAGACCCTTCTCCCTTCTGGGACTTCACTATGAACCCAGTTTCCCGGTCTCTTTTCGAGTAGCAAACAATCATCAGAAGGGCAAATAACACAAACCCCACAACAGAACCGCCAAGTATGATTCCCAACAAGGCGGGTTCACTGAGTTTCTTAGATTTCCTCAATGGTGGATTATTAGGTGGAAAAACTGGGGGAATGGCATTTTCTGTGGAAATGTTGTTCCCAGAGAATGCCCAGTTGGGGAATCTTCGGAGGGATTGAGGCAAAGTGCCATTGAGCAAATTGTTGGATAGATTTATGTGTTGCAAACTAGAAGTATTGAGATCAGGAATTTCTCCTGAAAGTGAGTTGTTAGCGAGATCTAAAGCTGCAAGATGAGTCAGTTTTGAAATGGAAGAAGGGATACTACCATTGAAGCCATTGTTTGAGAGATTAATAATGGTAAGATTCTTCCAGACTGAGAAATCAATTGGCAAAGGACCCGAAAACTTGTTATACTGAAGATACAGGGCCGTTAAGTTTTCGAGTTTGGAGAAATCAGAGGGGAAAGGGCTCGTAATCGCATTCGATCTAAGACTCAGAATCTGAACTGCAGACAGCTGACCAAGAGTGTTTGGAGGGATTTCACCACGGAATCCGATTCCGGGTAAGTGCAGAGCTATAACCCTTGAATGATCACCACTACAAGTCACTCCAGTCCAAGTATTGCAGACGGAGGAGTATTCATTCCAATTGAGAGTGCGGGAATGATTGATATTATTGAGAAAATCGAGCAAAGCTTGTTTATCTTCAACAGGTTCGGCAAAACCCTGGAAAGAAATTGTTCCCAGCAAGAAAATTATCGAGAAAATAGACTTGACTCCCATTTTCTCACCCGAAGTAAAAGATCCGATAGTCGGAGCAAAGATGAGCAGATTTTTCTGTTATAGAACGAACTGTTTGTGGAATTTTTTGCTCACATCTACAAGAATTTGGAAGAATAAGCACAATTAGAAACTCAAAAGACAAAAGAGATATACTTGACTTGTAAGGCTGGTACTTATTGCATATTGACTTATAAGGCTCAATTTTCTTCCGTTGTTTGATGACTCTTGCTCCTCTCACCCATTCGCAGCTCTGTTTGGTAAGCGAGAAAAAGTAGGAAACCGAaagaaactataaaaaaaatatttaatacaaaCTTTAAAGAGGCAAGCCTAATGccacttttcctttttggtgTTGAGAAAAGTACAGGTATTGGCTTCGTTGAGCTGGTTTTTCATTTCCAGAaatacaccaaaaaaaaaagagaggaaattttcatttctttttcatttcctccGTATTCCCACAAACCAAACAGATGAACTTCATATgattcaagaaataaaacccacTTACCCTCTTCTCAGTACCGGACACAGAGCAACCTCCACTGCCGTACAGATACGACTAGTGGAAGAACGACGTCGTATTGGGAACTGCAGAAGAAGACAGAAGCTGAGACATGGTTAGAGAATTTGATGAGAAACAGTTAAGAGAGAGGACTGTACTTGGTGGGagatgataatgatgatgacgatgatgatgaGAGTGGGGTGGTGGGTTTTACTTCAGAAAACAGGGTCTCATGCCGAGAACAGTAGACAAGAATAATGATTGAAAAGAGCGTTGAGAAGTGAAGCGTAGTAATAAAATATAGTTGGATTTTGGCGCAAGAATAGGGGTCGCATGTGGGAAgagataaagagagagagagggagagaggtcAAGGGTATGAGAGTGTGGGGTAGGGTGGCGTCCTACAAGAATCCTCTCTTTCCGCCGTTGTTGAGCTACAGAAAGCTGCCTCTCTgtttttgtgtgtttttcaaTGGTGtctggaagaaaaaaaacagaacaGAAAAGGGAAAAACTACAAACTGGTCCGGAAAATGTGTTTTCCAAAAGTAAGGAAGTATATTGGGACTTGTTTGGAATGGGAAATGGaaatgatttctaaaaattattttcctagtTAGCTAAGAACTAGGATTCCACTGCAGCGGAATCCAACGTTATTTTTAAGTTAGGCGTGGAAAATGGAGCACCCGCGgctaaaccaacttaataatttaaaattttaaaaagtaacttaataatttaatttaaatcattaaataaattaagaatttgttgaacaataattttaaaaaatgctttaaatattttcaatacttaaaaaatttatcattcaaatattaaaaatattataaatattttttagaattactatcaaacataaTCTCTAAtgtttctaacacttaaatgatacaaatttttaagtattaaaacttaaaaaggataaaaatactttctaaaatcattaccaaatagGCTCTAAGAGTACGTTTGATCCtaattatagaaaatgtttttaatatttttaatacttgaaaatttttatcattaaaattattttcaaacgcACTCTAATAGTGTgtttatgaagtgtttttagtctttctaacactttaaattttttatatttaaagtattaaagaTACTATAAACACTTTTTATAATCACGGTCAAATAcactataaaaatttatttagtaaTGAttctaagaaatatttttaatatttataatacttgaaaaaagtgttaaaaatgttaaaaacactttttaaaatcacttttaaacgCACTccaatcatatttgataaaatcacttaataaaataacttaaagtcaaatataattttaaataataaataaaaataattaatttatttttaaatttattttacttttttactcTATTTACGCTGATACTTTCACGATATCATTTGTTATTTTAcgatttttctttattactcAACCTTCTTtttcctaattataatttataagtataaatatattaatttaatgatttaaaataagttttaaattaattctatcaaacatatttaaaataaaaattaaataagaggttttaaattaataatttaaatataatttaacttaacttattaactaaaaaatataagtttcaCCTAACACTCATTAATACACTGTTTATTTGTCTCATTCAACAATATAAATGGGAAATCAATAGgtattaattcaataaatggGAAAactcaaaatgttttttaacctgtttttaatttttttaaatatattttaaaataaaatttatatctagtgttttgttttaaattattttacatatttgtataattattttttaaagcaataattaaaaaacaaataaaaacaactaaaagatattatccgaAAATActtgttttctgttcttaagaatagaaaaaacaaaaaactattttttattgtcaaatatgtttcttgttctgaaaaatagaaatttgttttaaaaaacaaattatcaaaCAAGccctaaataattattttttgttttctattcttaaaaaatggaaacaaaatattttttgagaataatttttaattgtctTAAGTTGTTTTTCctcgttttttttattattatttttaaaatataattatataaacacatAGAATGTTTAAAACTAAAGtactatatatcaaaagtatttttaaaacatattttaaaatattaaaaacttctaacattttcaaatagacttttgttttacaaaacatcaagaaatttttttaaaaaattgttctcaaaaaccgtttttaaaacaattaccaaatataacctaactttttctcaaactttctaaaattaaaatgggtcttaaaagaaaatacaatcaacAAATCAAATGATTAGAATAGAGTGAAATAAATTATCGTATACGCCAAACAATATATTTGCATGATTGGTCAATCACCTATACTTTATTCTATATATCATGTTGCATGGATTTGAAGTAAACGAAGGAGTatgatgataaataaataaagagtaaAGTATTGGCATGAGACCAAGTCCAATACAAGATACAACACCTCATGCAACATGGCTTTTTGAAATGGCAAAGTATGACCCTAGTGCATGTGCCCTTCAATCATATGGAAATGAGTATACATGTAACCCAAATgttg contains these protein-coding regions:
- the LOC100243368 gene encoding probable inactive receptor kinase At4g23740, whose translation is MGVKSIFSIIFLLGTISFQGFAEPVEDKQALLDFLNNINHSRTLNWNEYSSVCNTWTGVTCSGDHSRVIALHLPGIGFRGEIPPNTLGQLSAVQILSLRSNAITSPFPSDFSKLENLTALYLQYNKFSGPLPIDFSVWKNLTIINLSNNGFNGSIPSSISKLTHLAALDLANNSLSGEIPDLNTSSLQHINLSNNLLNGTLPQSLRRFPNWAFSGNNISTENAIPPVFPPNNPPLRKSKKLSEPALLGIILGGSVVGFVLFALLMIVCYSKRDRETGFIVKSQKGEGSVKKTVSGSHDGSNRLVFFEGCSFAFDLEDLLRASAEVLGKGTFGTTYKAALEDATTLVVKRLKEVSLVRRDFEQQMQIVGQIRHENVAPLRAYYYSKDEKLMVYDFYGQGSVSSILHGRRGDGRVSLDWETRLRIALGAARGIAHIHTENGGKLVHGNIKASNIFLNSRRYGCVSDLGLGTLMTPTPMPMTRAAGYRAPEVTDTRKASQASDVYSFGVLLLELLTGKSPIHNTGGDEVIHLVRWVNSVVREEWTAEVFDVELLRYPNIEEEMVEMLQIGMNCVVKMPEQRPKMAEVVKMMESIQQVNTGNRPSSETKSEVSSSTPTPPAAAEMGSSSAQQ